The following are from one region of the Candidatus Woesearchaeota archaeon genome:
- a CDS encoding Lrp/AsnC family transcriptional regulator produces the protein MKTNKETLGQKIVRNDLRLLARLRTNARQPVLALSKGLDLCRITVTKRLQLLQNSVIQKYTALLDFNQLGFPIRVQLSVHPALEDRSVFERFIRQQGCLNNLYAADGSGYIADLVFQTQIEADRFLSQLDTAFSFVDKQVYFITQELVRESFFHNVLEGSLCK, from the coding sequence ATGAAAACAAACAAAGAAACACTTGGACAAAAAATAGTGCGCAATGATCTGCGCTTACTCGCGCGACTTCGAACAAACGCGCGGCAGCCTGTGCTTGCTTTAAGCAAAGGTCTTGATCTTTGTAGAATTACGGTGACCAAGCGTCTTCAATTGCTGCAAAATAGTGTCATTCAGAAATATACTGCGCTTCTTGATTTTAACCAACTCGGATTTCCTATTCGCGTTCAACTCAGCGTTCACCCTGCGTTGGAGGATCGTTCTGTCTTTGAACGATTCATCCGACAGCAGGGCTGTCTGAATAATCTTTATGCTGCGGATGGTTCTGGATACATTGCTGATCTCGTTTTTCAAACACAGATAGAAGCAGATCGCTTTCTTTCTCAGCTGGATACAGCATTTTCTTTTGTTGACAAGCAGGTTTATTTTATTACACAAGAACTTGTTCGTGAATCTTTTTTCCACAACGTATTGGAGGGGTCGTTATGCAAATAA
- a CDS encoding NYN domain-containing protein, whose amino-acid sequence MKHKEQRVLVLFDVQNLYYSGKQLYNCKVNFGEILRHAVSGRKLIRAIAYVIKTDIEEEKVFHDALEKMGIEVKAKDIQIFAGGAKKGDWDIGIAMDAVRLSPKVDTVILVSGDGDFKDLLLYLKSHGCRAEVIAFGQTTSKHLHEVCDDFTDLSKNRKFLIPGKPQHKRREFHPVE is encoded by the coding sequence ATGAAACACAAAGAACAGCGTGTCTTAGTTTTATTTGATGTTCAAAATCTCTATTACAGTGGCAAGCAGTTGTACAACTGCAAAGTCAATTTTGGTGAAATTCTTCGTCATGCTGTTTCGGGAAGAAAACTTATTCGCGCGATTGCTTATGTGATTAAAACTGATATTGAAGAAGAAAAGGTTTTTCACGACGCGCTTGAGAAGATGGGCATTGAAGTGAAGGCGAAAGACATTCAAATCTTCGCAGGCGGCGCGAAAAAAGGCGATTGGGACATTGGTATCGCGATGGACGCAGTTCGATTAAGCCCAAAGGTGGATACTGTTATTCTGGTCAGCGGGGATGGTGATTTTAAGGATTTATTGCTCTACTTGAAATCTCACGGCTGTCGCGCTGAAGTTATCGCGTTTGGACAAACCACTTCAAAACATCTTCATGAAGTGTGCGATGATTTTACTGATCTTAGTAAGAACAGGAAGTTCTTGATTCCTGGAAAACCGCAGCATAAAAGAAGAGAATTTCATCCTGTTGAGTAG
- a CDS encoding elongation factor 1-beta yields the protein MGLVIVELKIMPVSPETDLDKLRDAVDKEVTASGAKLHKHEIQPVAFGLKALIITITADEDKGSTDALEEKISALNHVESVMVTAVSRALG from the coding sequence ATGGGACTTGTTATTGTTGAATTGAAAATCATGCCTGTTTCTCCAGAAACTGATCTCGATAAATTACGAGACGCAGTTGACAAAGAAGTAACAGCATCTGGCGCAAAGCTGCACAAACATGAAATACAGCCTGTTGCTTTTGGATTAAAAGCTTTGATTATCACTATTACTGCTGACGAAGACAAAGGATCAACTGACGCGCTTGAAGAAAAAATTTCTGCATTGAATCATGTTGAGTCTGTTATGGTCACTGCTGTCAGCCGTGCACTTGGATAG
- a CDS encoding cell division protein SepF has protein sequence MKGLFSEMRKRLLGEDSTPMDDVEDEYVELDTSGHEANKSKVTVRPYALTDFADVKSVLDALRDGNTIVLVNIKPLKDKDLVELKRAINKLKKTCDAIEGDIAGFGDDYLVITPAFAQIYREAQNPTVSEVKQ, from the coding sequence ATGAAGGGACTTTTTTCTGAAATGCGAAAAAGATTGCTTGGTGAAGATAGCACACCAATGGATGACGTTGAAGATGAATATGTTGAGTTGGACACCTCTGGTCATGAAGCAAACAAATCCAAAGTTACTGTTCGCCCATACGCTCTTACTGATTTTGCAGACGTCAAATCAGTTCTTGACGCGCTTCGCGATGGAAATACCATTGTGCTTGTGAACATTAAACCATTGAAAGATAAAGATCTTGTTGAACTCAAACGCGCGATTAACAAACTTAAAAAAACGTGCGACGCAATCGAAGGAGACATTGCAGGCTTTGGCGATGATTATTTGGTTATCACTCCTGCTTTTGCGCAGATTTATCGAGAAGCGCAGAATCCTACTGTCAGTGAAGTGAAGCAGTAA
- a CDS encoding CBS domain-containing protein → MFNTLQEIKHLRKKFNLTQGELAKLAGVSQSLIAKIESNKIDPTFTNAQKIYRALQTLSEKDEKKAADLMNKNLIYLEQEDSLKTAIQRMKKHGISQLPVLDNKKAVGIISETAILDAIMNNKSAETKIEEIMSEAPPTIDRNASMKVVSHLLKFYPLLLVAEKGKLLGLITKADLLESAYQ, encoded by the coding sequence ATGTTCAACACACTCCAAGAAATAAAACATCTCAGAAAAAAATTCAATCTCACCCAAGGAGAACTTGCAAAGCTTGCGGGAGTTTCGCAATCATTGATCGCAAAAATAGAGAGCAATAAGATAGATCCAACGTTCACCAACGCGCAGAAAATTTACCGCGCGCTGCAAACGCTTTCTGAAAAAGATGAAAAAAAAGCAGCGGATTTAATGAACAAAAACCTCATCTATCTTGAGCAAGAAGATTCACTCAAAACAGCAATTCAACGCATGAAAAAGCACGGGATTTCGCAGCTTCCTGTTTTAGATAACAAGAAAGCGGTAGGCATTATATCCGAGACCGCAATTCTCGACGCGATTATGAATAATAAATCAGCAGAAACAAAAATAGAAGAGATTATGAGTGAAGCGCCGCCAACAATTGACAGAAACGCGTCAATGAAAGTAGTTTCCCATCTGTTGAAATTCTACCCGCTTCTTCTCGTCGCGGAAAAAGGAAAGCTTCTTGGATTAATTACAAAAGCGGATTTGTTGGAAAGCGCCTATCAGTAA
- a CDS encoding ZPR1 zinc finger domain-containing protein, with the protein MAKEEKKAEKESAEGPEVLEGQKCPMCFKDTLTLMENDQEVPFFGPVLVFSMNCSSCNYHKADVECLEQHEGAKYTITVSEEKDLSVRVIKSSTATVKIPRIMSIEPGPASNGYVTNVEGILNRVKVQLEKTRDLAEEDEDRKKAKNLLKKVQAALWGHDTIDIILEDPEGNSAIISEKASKEKFKAKK; encoded by the coding sequence ATGGCAAAAGAAGAAAAAAAAGCAGAAAAAGAATCTGCAGAAGGTCCTGAAGTCCTCGAAGGACAAAAATGCCCAATGTGTTTCAAAGATACACTCACATTGATGGAAAACGATCAAGAAGTTCCTTTTTTTGGTCCAGTTCTTGTTTTTTCTATGAATTGCAGCAGCTGCAATTATCACAAAGCAGACGTTGAATGCCTTGAACAACATGAAGGAGCAAAATATACAATCACTGTTTCAGAAGAAAAAGACCTCAGCGTTCGAGTAATAAAATCAAGCACTGCTACAGTCAAAATACCACGAATTATGAGCATCGAACCTGGACCTGCGTCCAATGGATACGTGACGAATGTTGAAGGAATTCTCAACAGAGTCAAAGTACAACTCGAAAAAACTCGTGATCTCGCAGAAGAAGATGAAGACAGAAAAAAAGCAAAAAATCTATTGAAGAAAGTGCAAGCAGCGCTATGGGGCCATGATACGATTGACATTATTCTAGAAGACCCCGAAGGAAATTCCGCGATTATTTCTGAAAAAGCAAGTAAAGAAAAATTTAAGGCGAAGAAATAA
- a CDS encoding methyltransferase codes for MVEQKELQTKQEHVEMLKKAYLDFETYLLRNGIFLARDTGIGYWGVTHIEALHNALQEAEVHKHRQFIDLGSGDGRVVLMAAAMGVKATGIEADDWLTNSALDMKRKIQHPSMENAQFFKEDFMKMDLSKYDFIYVSPDKPFYRGLDQKLKREATGKVLVHGFEFHPNALKKEKEIVVNGNMFVLYGK; via the coding sequence ATGGTAGAACAAAAAGAGCTCCAAACAAAACAAGAGCACGTAGAAATGCTCAAAAAAGCATATCTGGACTTTGAAACATATCTTCTTCGAAATGGCATCTTTCTCGCGCGAGACACAGGCATAGGGTATTGGGGTGTCACGCACATAGAAGCGTTACATAATGCGTTGCAGGAAGCAGAAGTACACAAGCATAGACAATTCATTGATTTGGGCAGCGGCGATGGAAGAGTAGTGCTCATGGCAGCGGCAATGGGTGTGAAAGCAACAGGAATTGAAGCAGATGACTGGCTCACGAACTCCGCGCTGGATATGAAGCGAAAAATACAACACCCTTCAATGGAAAACGCGCAATTTTTCAAAGAAGATTTCATGAAAATGGATTTGAGCAAATACGATTTTATCTATGTGAGCCCGGACAAGCCATTTTACAGAGGACTTGATCAAAAATTGAAAAGAGAAGCAACCGGAAAAGTACTTGTCCATGGCTTTGAATTTCATCCAAACGCATTAAAGAAAGAAAAAGAAATTGTCGTGAATGGCAATATGTTTGTGTTATATGGGAAGTGA
- a CDS encoding tryptophan--tRNA ligase, translating into MTKPIITPWEVKGNIDYNKLIKEFGTQPIDDKLLQRIQKHTKTLHPFLRRKIFFSHRDMDKVLDAYEKGEPFYLYTGRAPSGPVHLGHIVPWLFTKWLQDEFNVTLLFQIPDEEKFLFKENLTLEDSKKWAHENILDIIALGFDPKKTKIFLDTEYAGTMYKHACQVGKRVTFSTAKATFGFTNESNLGQIFYTCMQSVPAFLPSIFEKKPTYCLIPYAIDQDPHFRITRDVAEKLGYPKPAGIHCRFLQGLQGMETQGKMSSSEESSAIYTTDTPEQVKKKIMRYAFSGGRTTIEEHRKLGGNPDVDISYQWLMFFEEDDKKLEKIYKDYKSGKLLSGELKQILVDKINDFLKKHQANREKAKKDVEKFMLRD; encoded by the coding sequence ATGACAAAACCAATCATCACCCCATGGGAAGTGAAGGGAAATATTGATTATAACAAACTTATCAAAGAATTCGGCACACAACCTATTGACGACAAACTCCTCCAAAGAATCCAAAAACACACAAAAACACTCCATCCTTTTCTGAGAAGAAAAATATTTTTCAGTCATCGGGACATGGACAAAGTGCTTGACGCGTATGAAAAAGGAGAGCCATTCTATTTATACACGGGCAGAGCGCCTTCTGGTCCCGTGCATCTTGGCCACATCGTTCCATGGCTCTTCACCAAATGGCTGCAGGACGAATTTAACGTCACCTTACTCTTCCAAATTCCTGACGAAGAAAAGTTCTTGTTCAAAGAAAATCTCACATTGGAAGACAGCAAAAAATGGGCGCATGAAAATATCCTTGACATCATCGCGTTAGGGTTTGATCCAAAGAAAACAAAAATTTTCCTTGATACAGAATACGCGGGAACAATGTACAAGCATGCCTGCCAAGTCGGAAAACGTGTGACATTTTCCACTGCAAAAGCAACGTTCGGATTTACCAATGAAAGTAATCTCGGACAAATATTCTACACATGTATGCAATCTGTGCCCGCGTTCCTTCCCAGTATCTTTGAAAAGAAGCCAACATACTGTTTAATTCCTTATGCGATTGACCAAGATCCGCATTTCAGAATTACGAGAGATGTCGCGGAAAAGTTAGGCTATCCAAAACCCGCGGGAATCCATTGCAGATTTTTGCAAGGATTACAAGGCATGGAAACACAGGGAAAAATGTCATCATCAGAAGAGTCAAGCGCAATTTATACAACAGATACTCCTGAGCAAGTCAAAAAGAAGATCATGCGATACGCGTTCTCTGGTGGACGAACAACAATAGAAGAGCATCGAAAATTAGGTGGAAATCCTGATGTTGACATCAGTTATCAATGGCTCATGTTCTTTGAAGAAGATGATAAAAAGCTGGAAAAGATATACAAAGATTATAAATCAGGAAAGCTTTTGAGTGGAGAATTGAAACAGATATTGGTCGACAAGATTAATGATTTCTTAAAAAAGCACCAAGCAAACCGCGAAAAAGCAAAGAAG
- a CDS encoding phosphotyrosine protein phosphatase, giving the protein MKLLFICNQNKNRSTTAEEMMKKEFETKSAGLFNEKPVEERTLTWADAVIVMEDAQRRELAKRFPKQYLQKKILTLNIPDVYSYNQAALKEVINKKMKELVNQAML; this is encoded by the coding sequence ATGAAACTCCTCTTCATTTGCAACCAGAATAAGAACAGAAGCACAACTGCGGAAGAGATGATGAAAAAAGAGTTCGAGACAAAATCCGCAGGATTGTTTAATGAAAAACCTGTTGAGGAACGAACACTCACATGGGCAGATGCAGTGATTGTGATGGAAGATGCGCAACGCAGAGAACTTGCAAAACGATTTCCAAAACAATATCTTCAAAAAAAAATCCTGACACTAAATATTCCTGACGTCTATTCCTATAATCAAGCAGCATTGAAAGAAGTCATCAATAAAAAGATGAAAGAGCTTGTCAATCAAGCCATGCTATAA
- a CDS encoding RNA 3'-terminal phosphate cyclase, whose protein sequence is MLKLDGNYLEGGGQIVRTALALSVLTQKAFSINNIRQNRPDKGLKNQHLHCIRAVRDLCGGVVENAQLGSEEITFYPRPITKGQDLMIDIQTAGSITLLLQSILLPCIFSGKKFQVTIKGGTDVAWSPQFDYCAQVLFPHFLRYGKGTITLQKRGYYPKGQGEVLLDIKKKIEYADITAGIATIKPLSLIEKGTLVKIAGISHASADLATNRVAERQAQAASVHLQKWKVPVEIVSSYTQTASSGSGITLWAIFTGAEQDVDFIDPIRVGADVLGEQGKRAEIIGEECATILNETLASGAPVDAHLADNLIPLLGIVGGEIAIEKISDHTRTNIYVTEQFLGIKFVIDEQLRLIKVKK, encoded by the coding sequence ATGCTCAAACTGGATGGAAATTATCTCGAAGGAGGTGGACAAATAGTACGAACAGCGTTAGCATTAAGCGTGCTCACCCAAAAAGCATTCTCTATCAACAATATCCGGCAAAACAGACCAGACAAAGGATTAAAGAACCAGCATCTGCATTGCATCCGCGCGGTGCGGGATCTTTGTGGTGGTGTTGTAGAAAACGCGCAGCTTGGTTCTGAAGAAATCACCTTCTATCCACGTCCAATTACAAAAGGACAAGATCTAATGATCGACATCCAAACAGCAGGAAGTATAACGCTACTGTTACAATCCATTCTTCTTCCCTGCATATTCTCTGGGAAAAAATTTCAAGTCACCATAAAAGGAGGAACAGATGTTGCGTGGAGTCCACAATTTGATTATTGTGCGCAAGTGTTATTCCCTCATTTTCTACGATATGGAAAAGGAACAATCACTCTACAAAAACGGGGGTATTACCCAAAAGGACAAGGAGAAGTACTTCTCGATATAAAAAAGAAAATAGAATACGCGGACATCACAGCAGGAATCGCTACAATAAAACCACTCTCGCTTATCGAAAAAGGAACGCTCGTGAAGATTGCGGGCATCAGCCATGCGTCAGCAGATCTTGCAACAAATCGTGTTGCAGAAAGACAAGCGCAAGCAGCAAGCGTCCATCTGCAGAAATGGAAAGTTCCTGTGGAAATAGTAAGTAGTTACACACAAACAGCAAGCAGTGGATCAGGAATAACACTTTGGGCAATATTCACAGGAGCAGAGCAGGATGTAGATTTTATTGATCCTATTCGTGTTGGCGCAGATGTTCTTGGAGAGCAAGGAAAGCGAGCAGAGATTATTGGAGAAGAATGTGCAACAATACTCAACGAAACACTCGCGTCAGGAGCGCCAGTTGACGCGCATCTTGCGGATAATCTCATCCCATTGCTGGGCATTGTTGGCGGAGAAATTGCAATAGAAAAGATCAGCGATCACACGAGAACAAATATCTATGTCACAGAACAATTTCTTGGAATAAAGTTTGTGATTGATGAACAACTACGATTAATTAAAGTGAAGAAATAA
- a CDS encoding AbrB/MazE/SpoVT family DNA-binding domain-containing protein, protein MECVATTRKWGNSLGITLPKELVEQAHIKENEEVKVFILRKNQTGERLFGMLKGKMRGSGQEIKDMIRKELHHD, encoded by the coding sequence ATGGAATGCGTTGCAACAACAAGAAAGTGGGGAAACTCATTAGGTATAACGCTGCCAAAGGAATTGGTTGAACAGGCACATATTAAAGAAAATGAAGAGGTGAAGGTTTTTATTCTCAGAAAAAATCAAACAGGTGAGCGATTATTTGGTATGCTTAAAGGAAAAATGCGTGGATCTGGTCAGGAAATAAAAGATATGATTCGAAAGGAGCTTCATCATGACTGA
- a CDS encoding PIN domain-containing protein encodes MTDSHYFFDSYALIELIKGNENYKQYAPVGMVFTKLNLFEVYYALLRLDGQQKADSFLYSYSDYAVDYDETVIADAAHFRLQYAKRNISMVDAVGYIVAKRFFMKFLTGDQQFKDLENVEYVK; translated from the coding sequence ATGACTGATTCTCATTATTTTTTCGATAGCTATGCTCTTATTGAACTTATAAAAGGGAATGAAAATTATAAACAATATGCTCCTGTCGGGATGGTATTCACAAAATTAAATCTTTTTGAAGTTTATTATGCACTTTTACGACTTGATGGACAACAAAAGGCAGATTCTTTTCTCTATTCCTATTCTGATTATGCTGTTGACTATGATGAGACTGTTATTGCGGATGCCGCACATTTTCGTCTTCAATATGCGAAAAGAAATATTTCAATGGTTGACGCTGTTGGTTATATTGTTGCAAAAAGATTTTTTATGAAATTTCTTACTGGCGACCAACAATTCAAAGATTTAGAAAACGTTGAATATGTGAAATAA